A window from Pseudomonas moraviensis encodes these proteins:
- a CDS encoding methyl-accepting chemotaxis protein: MSAVLSLLQSRLLRPVFVTLGIALLVQVLVAVALTRSTVTALEADLAVRLGADSQKLSGELEQAGREVTSSLDALSASTRQRLTAGLSARLKEEQAQLRATLEKDLKDSANDMAQLLASVAPRAMWDSDVPTLSEFARRAQRNPNVLFVVYDDATGQHLTRYLNRENPINKALLEKGQGERALDKVLDAAKNDPSVYYLEASINPNGVEIGKVLMGVSTASVETDLAELDKRFLALIASSDQLVGDSLKGAAADSAKAMQARLQSAQATAGEMKANTAQTVQEAAATLRWRIGLGLALVGCGVLLLLAVVLGHRVVNRLKMLNAAMDDLAAGEGDLTKRVQINSKDEIGDMASAVNRFVDKLQPIVREAGDVAQRTGVEIGAMTLRNAGADAAAGMQRDEVAESLRALSQMADEAQSESQAMQAALKQVVDIRQATDENTRTSAKVGSLIEALAGQVDTGAKVIERLAQQSEQIEVVLTVIHGIAEQTNLLALNAAIEAARAGETGRGFAVVADEVRALASKTQSSTGDIQAHIVALQQGAREAVEAIGQAGRQASEGLLVLRDSARLQQSVQASVEQVHAAIGLATQAAAHQAQGAQAVRGRVETIHAQAEKAAQAVVETTASGKVLDGLAAQLKASLGQFRA, encoded by the coding sequence GTGTCAGCCGTTCTCTCACTGTTACAAAGCCGTTTGCTGCGGCCGGTGTTCGTTACCCTTGGTATCGCCCTTTTGGTGCAGGTGCTGGTCGCAGTCGCCCTGACGCGGAGCACGGTCACGGCGCTGGAAGCCGATCTGGCCGTGCGCCTGGGTGCCGACAGTCAAAAGCTCTCCGGTGAACTGGAGCAGGCCGGGCGTGAAGTGACCTCGAGTCTTGATGCGTTATCGGCCAGCACTCGTCAGCGCCTGACCGCCGGTTTGTCTGCCCGCCTCAAAGAAGAGCAGGCGCAACTACGGGCGACCCTCGAAAAGGATCTCAAGGATTCGGCCAACGACATGGCGCAGTTGCTTGCATCCGTAGCGCCGCGTGCCATGTGGGACAGCGACGTACCGACGCTGTCGGAGTTCGCCCGCCGTGCCCAGCGCAACCCCAACGTGCTGTTCGTGGTGTACGACGACGCCACCGGCCAACATCTGACTCGTTATCTCAATCGCGAAAACCCGATCAACAAGGCCTTGCTGGAAAAAGGCCAGGGCGAGCGTGCGCTGGACAAAGTGCTGGATGCGGCGAAGAACGACCCCTCGGTCTACTACCTCGAAGCCTCGATCAATCCCAACGGCGTGGAAATCGGCAAGGTGCTGATGGGTGTTTCCACGGCGTCGGTGGAAACCGATCTGGCCGAGCTCGACAAGCGTTTCCTTGCGCTGATTGCCAGCAGCGATCAACTGGTCGGCGACAGCCTCAAAGGCGCTGCCGCGGACAGCGCCAAGGCTATGCAGGCACGCCTGCAATCGGCACAGGCCACCGCTGGCGAAATGAAAGCCAACACCGCACAGACCGTTCAAGAGGCGGCTGCGACATTACGCTGGCGTATCGGCCTCGGCCTGGCGCTGGTCGGTTGCGGCGTGCTGCTGTTGCTGGCGGTGGTGCTGGGTCATCGGGTGGTCAATCGCCTGAAAATGCTCAACGCGGCGATGGATGATCTGGCGGCAGGCGAGGGCGATCTCACCAAGCGTGTGCAGATCAACAGCAAGGATGAGATTGGCGACATGGCATCGGCGGTCAATCGCTTCGTCGACAAGTTGCAGCCGATCGTGCGCGAGGCGGGCGACGTCGCTCAGCGCACCGGCGTGGAAATCGGTGCGATGACCTTGCGCAATGCCGGCGCCGATGCGGCTGCCGGGATGCAGCGCGATGAGGTCGCAGAAAGCCTGCGCGCTCTGTCGCAAATGGCCGACGAGGCGCAGTCGGAAAGTCAGGCGATGCAGGCGGCGTTAAAGCAGGTTGTCGACATTCGCCAGGCCACTGATGAGAACACTCGTACTTCCGCCAAAGTCGGCAGCCTGATTGAGGCATTGGCAGGGCAGGTCGATACCGGAGCGAAAGTCATCGAGCGGCTGGCGCAGCAGAGCGAGCAGATTGAGGTGGTGCTGACGGTGATTCACGGCATCGCCGAACAGACCAACCTACTGGCATTGAACGCTGCGATCGAGGCGGCGCGGGCCGGTGAAACCGGGCGTGGGTTTGCCGTGGTGGCGGATGAAGTGCGTGCCCTGGCGAGCAAGACGCAAAGCTCCACCGGCGATATTCAGGCGCACATCGTCGCTCTGCAGCAGGGCGCGCGTGAAGCGGTCGAAGCGATTGGCCAGGCCGGACGGCAGGCCAGCGAAGGTTTGCTGGTATTGCGCGACAGTGCGCGGTTGCAGCAGTCGGTGCAGGCTTCGGTTGAGCAGGTGCATGCGGCGATCGGTCTGGCGACGCAAGCGGCAGCGCATCAGGCGCAGGGCGCGCAGGCAGTGCGGGGGCGTGTCGAGACGATCCATGCACAGGCCGAAAAAGCGGCGCAGGCAGTGGTGGAAACCACGGCCAGTGGCAAGGTGCTGGATGGTCTGGCGGCGCAGCTGAAAGCCAGTCTGGGGCAGTTCCGCGCTTGA
- a CDS encoding ABC transporter permease, producing MAASLSAPATRGGYVPRRKRPSIWLVLPVLLLVVLSLLPLAYVGVKAWQAGWAEALHLLWRPYVFGLLRNTLALMIGVTITCGVIGLSLAWLLERSNLPGRRLWGVILCLPFAVPAFVSSFTWVSLSAQFEGLGGAILVMSLSKYPLIFLPVAATLRNLDPSLEESARTLGQNRWGVFFRVTLPLLWPSLLAGSLLIALHMLVEFGALSIIGLQTFTTAIYQQFELEFSNANAAMLSAVLLALCLLLLWLELRVRGKGRHVRTGQGAARQAEQVKLGPWAALGQLYCLLLAIIGSGIPLGMLAYWLAVGSSAAFPVAAISEALLSSLALSLGGAALCLLLAVPVGLLVVRYKGQLAIWAERLPYLLHALPGLVIALTLVYFALHYVPALYQTSGLLLIAYALLFLPLAQAPIRTALNKAAPQLEEAARTLGASSFTAFCRVTLPIIFPALGAAFALVFLDAMKELTATLLLSPTGLNTLATEVWAHTANVEFAAAAPYAALLILVSGLPVYLLTTRMYLSR from the coding sequence ATGGCAGCATCGTTATCGGCCCCCGCCACGCGCGGGGGTTATGTGCCAAGACGCAAACGGCCGTCGATCTGGCTGGTGCTGCCGGTTCTGCTACTGGTGGTATTGAGCCTGTTGCCCCTGGCCTACGTCGGAGTGAAAGCCTGGCAGGCCGGCTGGGCCGAGGCGTTGCACTTGTTGTGGCGCCCGTATGTGTTTGGCCTGTTGCGCAATACTTTGGCACTGATGATCGGCGTGACGATCACCTGCGGCGTGATCGGCCTGTCGCTGGCATGGCTGCTGGAACGCAGCAATCTGCCAGGTCGACGCCTGTGGGGCGTGATCCTGTGCCTGCCGTTTGCAGTGCCGGCATTCGTCAGCAGCTTCACCTGGGTGTCGCTGAGTGCGCAGTTCGAAGGCCTCGGCGGCGCGATTCTGGTGATGAGCCTGTCGAAGTACCCGCTGATCTTTCTGCCAGTCGCGGCGACCCTGCGCAATCTCGATCCCTCTCTCGAAGAGTCCGCTCGCACGCTGGGGCAGAATCGCTGGGGCGTGTTTTTCCGCGTCACCCTGCCGCTGCTGTGGCCATCGCTGCTGGCCGGCTCGTTGCTGATCGCCCTGCACATGCTGGTGGAGTTCGGCGCGCTGTCGATCATCGGCCTGCAGACGTTTACCACGGCGATCTACCAGCAATTCGAACTGGAATTCAGCAACGCCAATGCCGCGATGCTTTCTGCGGTGTTGCTGGCGCTGTGTCTGCTCTTGTTGTGGCTGGAGTTGCGCGTGCGCGGCAAGGGCCGGCATGTGCGCACCGGCCAGGGCGCAGCCCGACAGGCCGAACAAGTAAAGCTTGGGCCGTGGGCTGCGCTCGGTCAGTTGTATTGCCTGTTGCTGGCGATCATCGGCAGCGGCATTCCGTTGGGAATGTTGGCGTACTGGCTGGCGGTCGGTTCGTCAGCAGCGTTCCCGGTAGCAGCGATCAGCGAGGCGTTATTGTCGTCGCTGGCATTGTCACTGGGCGGCGCGGCGTTGTGCCTGCTGCTGGCGGTTCCGGTCGGACTGCTGGTGGTGCGCTATAAAGGCCAATTGGCAATCTGGGCCGAACGCTTGCCTTATCTGCTGCACGCGCTGCCGGGACTGGTGATTGCGTTGACGCTGGTGTATTTCGCCCTGCATTACGTGCCGGCGCTGTATCAGACGTCGGGCTTGTTGCTGATCGCCTATGCGCTGCTGTTCCTGCCACTGGCGCAAGCGCCGATCCGTACCGCGCTGAACAAGGCTGCACCGCAGCTGGAAGAAGCAGCGCGTACGCTGGGCGCGTCGTCGTTCACGGCGTTTTGCCGGGTGACCCTGCCGATCATTTTCCCGGCACTGGGCGCGGCGTTTGCGCTGGTGTTTCTCGATGCGATGAAGGAATTGACGGCGACGTTGCTGCTCAGTCCGACTGGACTGAATACGCTGGCGACAGAGGTCTGGGCGCACACGGCGAATGTCGAGTTTGCGGCAGCGGCGCCGTATGCGGCGTTGTTGATTCTGGTCTCCGGACTGCCGGTATATCTGCTGACGACGCGGATGTATTTGAGCCGCTGA
- a CDS encoding extracellular solute-binding protein produces the protein MTFRNTLRRGLTFTLLGLALATPLTQAADAVSLTLYNGQHKEVGDAIAKAFEAKTGIHVNVRKGSSNQLASQIIEEGDRSPADVIYTEESPPLNNLGEQGLLAKADDATLAVLPEKYVAANGTWIGVTARVRVVAFNPKLIDEKDLPKSVMEFSEPQWQGKVGFVPTSGAFQEQAVAIIKLHGRDAAEEWLTGLRAFGKTYSNNMVALKAVENGEVATVLVNNYYWFALQREKGKLDSKLHYFTGGDAGGLITVSSAAVLKSSKHPKEAQQFLAFMASEEGQRVITQTTAEYPLHKGMESDRGLKPFSELEAPNVTPADLGNAEEALELEREVGLN, from the coding sequence ATGACGTTTCGAAATACCCTGCGCCGAGGCTTGACCTTCACCCTCCTCGGCCTGGCGCTCGCCACTCCCCTCACCCAGGCTGCCGATGCGGTTTCCCTGACCCTCTACAACGGCCAGCACAAGGAAGTCGGCGATGCGATTGCCAAGGCTTTCGAGGCCAAGACTGGCATTCACGTCAACGTGCGCAAAGGCAGCAGCAATCAGCTCGCCAGCCAGATCATCGAAGAAGGCGATCGCTCCCCCGCCGACGTAATCTACACCGAAGAGTCGCCGCCGCTGAACAACCTCGGCGAACAGGGCCTGCTGGCCAAGGCCGATGACGCCACACTGGCGGTTCTGCCGGAAAAATATGTCGCCGCCAATGGCACCTGGATCGGTGTCACCGCCCGGGTGCGCGTGGTAGCGTTCAACCCGAAACTGATCGATGAAAAAGACCTGCCGAAATCGGTCATGGAGTTCTCCGAGCCACAATGGCAGGGCAAAGTCGGTTTCGTTCCGACCAGCGGCGCCTTCCAGGAGCAGGCCGTTGCGATCATCAAACTGCACGGTCGCGACGCTGCCGAAGAATGGCTGACCGGTCTGCGCGCGTTCGGCAAGACCTACAGCAACAACATGGTCGCGCTCAAAGCCGTGGAGAACGGCGAAGTCGCCACGGTGCTGGTGAACAATTATTACTGGTTCGCCCTGCAGCGCGAGAAAGGCAAGCTCGACTCCAAACTGCATTATTTCACCGGCGGCGACGCTGGCGGCTTGATCACCGTGTCCAGCGCTGCCGTGCTCAAATCCAGCAAACATCCAAAAGAAGCCCAGCAATTCCTCGCGTTCATGGCCAGCGAAGAAGGCCAGCGCGTGATCACCCAAACCACCGCCGAATACCCGCTGCACAAAGGCATGGAATCGGATCGCGGCCTCAAGCCATTCAGCGAACTGGAAGCGCCGAACGTCACTCCGGCGGATCTGGGCAATGCTGAAGAAGCCCTGGAGCTGGAACGCGAAGTTGGCCTGAACTGA